One window of the Sparus aurata chromosome 17, fSpaAur1.1, whole genome shotgun sequence genome contains the following:
- the LOC115566741 gene encoding lysosomal thioesterase PPT2-A-like, which translates to MRSVCGPSSRSCSARGVTCAREEMKSSRGSPASLPLLLLPLLQLLTAVCVGGYKPVVIVHGIFDGPKQFETLSLFIDKVHPGTEVTTIDLYDNMASLKPLWKQVQGFRKAIDSIMKNAPDGVHLLCFSQGGLICRALVSMMPDHNVHTLISLSSPLAGQYGDTDYLPRVFPKCIKKTVYRVCYNRFGQKVSICDYWNDPHHRSSYLKGNVFLTLLNGDRPHKDMKAWRGNFLRIKKLVLIGGPDDGVITPWQSSHFGFYDSNENIVEMRNQEFYKNDTFGLKTLDARGDVTMCVHSGVKHVQWHSNFTVFVSCIEKWLT; encoded by the exons ATGAGGTCTGTCTGCGGTCCCTCGTCTCGATCCTGCTCAGCCAGAGGTGTCACCTGTGCCCGGGAGGAGATGAAGAGCAGCCGAGGATCACCGGCGTccctgccgctgctgctgctgccgctgctgcagctgctgacagCGGTTTGTGTCGGCGGATACAAGCCTGTCGTCATCGTGCACGGCATCTTCGACGGACCCAAGCAGTTCGAAACGCTGTCTCTTTTCATAGACAAG GTGCACCCGGGCACGGAGGTGACGACGATCGACCTGTACGACAACATGGCCAGTCTGAAGCCCCTGTGGAAGCAGGTCCAGGGCTTCAGGAAGGCCATCGACTCCATCATGAAGAACGCTCCTGATGGCGTCcatcttctttgtttttcacaag GTGGCCTAATCTGTCGAGCACTTGTCTCCATGATGCCAGACCACAACGTTCACACCTTGATCTCGCTGTCGTCACCGCTGGCTGGACAGTACGGAG ACACAGACTACCTGCCGCGGGTATTTCCTAAATGCATAAAGAAGACAGTGTACCGTGTTTGCTACAACAGATTTGGACAGAAAGTGTCTATCTGCGACTACTGGAACG acccTCACCACAGGTCCAGCTACCTGAAAGGCAACGTCTTTCTGACATTGCTTAATGGCGACAGACCTCACAAAGACATGAAAG CGTGGAGGGGAAACTTCCTGCGCATCAAGAAGCTCGTGCTGATTGGAGGACCCGACGATGGAGTCATCACACCGTGGCAGTCAAG CCACTTTGGATTCTATGACAGCAACGAAAACATTGTAGAGATGAGGAACCAGGAG TTTTACAAGAACGACACGTTTGGGCTGAAGACGCTGGATGCTCGCGGGGACGTTACGATGTGCGTTCACTCCGGAGTGAAGCACGTTCAGTGGCACTCCAACTTCACAGTTTTCGTGAGCTGCATAGAGAAGTGGCTCACATGA